Genomic segment of Chloroflexota bacterium:
GTCCAGGGTGACGGAGATGGTTCCGTCCCCCTTCGTCTTCAGGCCGTCCGGGGGCGTCACCTTGACGACGTACTTCCCAGGCAGCAGCCCGGCGAAGCTGTATTTCCCGTCCGCACCGGTCTTCCGCGAGTCCGACTTAGAGCCGAACGTCAGGCGCACCTCGGCGTTGGCGACGGGCTTCGGACCGCTCCCCGACTCCACCACGACGATCCCGGCAACCGTGCCGGTGTCGGCAGCGAGTACGGCCGGTGAGAGCCCCGGCGCCAGAAGAGCGGCCAGGAGCCCGACGAGGAGCAGGTAGAGGCGCCACGCGGACGTGAGCGTCAGGGTGCGAATGAGATTCTCCAAGATCGAGAGTAGTTGGTGCGGTCCCCCGGGCGCCTGTGCATGGAGTACATGACCCCACGTACACGAAAACGAGCGAACTGGTCGCCCGTCACGCACCATCCTCCGCGCAAACCACCCATTTTAGGACGCGATTTCCCGCTCAGGTCGCAGCGATCCTACTGTACGGCCGGACCCCCGGTCAAGCAGCGGCAGCATAACGGCGAACTCCGTCCCGCCAGCCAGCGAGCTCTGGACGTGAATCCAGCCGCCATGCGCCTGCACGATCTCCTGGGCGATGGCGAGGCCCAGCCCGCTGCCCGATCCGGAGGTGGAGCGCGCCTTGTCTACCTGGTAGAACCGCTCGAAGACGCGCGGCTGATCCCCCGGCGGGATAAATGAGCCGGTGTTGTGCACGGCGATGTAGCCGAACTCGCCGCTGTGCCGGCCCACCAACGACACGACCCGTGAGCCGGGCGGGACGGCCATCGTGCCGATGGCGAGCGTGATCGTGCCGCCGGCCGGCGTGTGCTTGAGGGCGTTGTCCAACAGGTTGTCCACTGCCCGCTCGACCCACCGGCCATCCGCCCGCACGATGGGCGTGGCATCAAGCGCCAGCGTCAGCGTAACGCCGTGCTCCGCGATGCGCCGCTCGGCACGCTCGACGGTCTGATGCGCCAGCACCTCAAGCTCGCAGGGGCCAGGCTCCAGGTGCACCTGTCCCGATTCGATCTTGCTCAACTCAAGCAGGTCTTCCACGAGGCGGCGCATCCGTTCGGCCTCTTCGTTGATGACACGGCCGGCCTCGGCGTAGTCCTCGGGCGTTCGGAGCGCGCCGTCGACCATCGCCTGGGAGAAGCCCTGTATCGATGTCAACGGCGTCCGCAGGTCGTGGGAGACGTTCGCGACAAAGTCGCGCAGGGTCCGCTGCGAGCGAGCGACCTCACGGACCATCGCGTTGAACGCCACGGCGAGCCGCCCGACCTCGTCGTCGCCGCGCACGTCGATCTCGTGGTCGTACCGGCCGTGGCTCATGTCTTCGGCGGCGCGCGTCATCCGGGCCAGCGGGCGCGCGATCGACGCAGCCAGCAGCCAGGCCACCACGATGGACGCCGACAACGAGACGAGCGCCGCCAGCAGCAGGCGGGGGGCCATCTCGCTGAGGACGCTGGCAACGGTCGGCGG
This window contains:
- a CDS encoding HAMP domain-containing histidine kinase, which produces MAATRPRPEMPPVPNPPASGARPRPSGFDELPTTRMSAVTAERAPATSWLDSLRPGRSLRARLILAFAAIIFLTLVLVGIGFVFIIRQYQEQRELLRLGTLIGPILGQSRQVEQQGRTLEDARDFLDRQADELDVRLVLARPNGVILYDSDDLLVNHRIDVVAADQLSPLQRVRLVTAPGVDDRNLRFIYLQPGGNPDRPLPRPGGPNGPILAIIHEPPTVASVLSEMAPRLLLAALVSLSASIVVAWLLAASIARPLARMTRAAEDMSHGRYDHEIDVRGDDEVGRLAVAFNAMVREVARSQRTLRDFVANVSHDLRTPLTSIQGFSQAMVDGALRTPEDYAEAGRVINEEAERMRRLVEDLLELSKIESGQVHLEPGPCELEVLAHQTVERAERRIAEHGVTLTLALDATPIVRADGRWVERAVDNLLDNALKHTPAGGTITLAIGTMAVPPGSRVVSLVGRHSGEFGYIAVHNTGSFIPPGDQPRVFERFYQVDKARSTSGSGSGLGLAIAQEIVQAHGGWIHVQSSLAGGTEFAVMLPLLDRGSGRTVGSLRPEREIAS